Genomic segment of Pirellulales bacterium:
AGTACCCGATTGGATTGTCGTGCCGGGTGGAAATCTCGGCAATTCGAGCGCGTTTGGCAAGGCATTTGCTGAACTTCAAGCGATCGGTTTGATCGACCGCGTGCCGCGGCTGGCGGTCGTCAACGCCGTCGGCGCTAATACGCTATATGAGTTGTTCCAGCGGCGCGGCTTGCGTTGGAACGGCGGGCGACCCGACAATCGCATCACTAGCAGTTATTATGCTCAGTTGGATGCCGAGCATCGCCGCGCCGACACGATTGCCAGCGCCATCGAGATCAATCGCCCGGTTAATTTAAACAAATGCCTGCGAGCGCTGGACGTCTGCGACGGCGTTGTGCGAGAGGTGACGGAGCAAGAAATCCTTGATGCCAAAGCGCAGGTCGGTGCCGGCGGCTTGGGCTGCGAACCAGCCAGTGCGGCCAGCGTCGCCGGGGCGAAGCGCTTGGTGGCCGAAGGTACAATCAGCCGCGATGAGCGGGTGGTTTGTATCCTCACGGGACATCAACTGAAAGACCCAACCGCTACAGTGGCCTATCACACCACCGACCAAGAACAGTTCAATAAAGTTCTCGGCGGCCGCGGCGTGAAGCGGGCCACCTTTGCCAATCGCGCCGTGACGGTGAATAACGACTTGGATGAGATCATCAAAGCGATACAGCTTTACAGTTAGCGCCGAATTGAGTAAATATGGTCAGCTCGACAACGGCCGATGCATGTTCGAGCCGCGCCCGTTCGAATGTGCATCGCGGGCGAACGTCAATCATAGAACCTATATGCTGTGCATGGACCACGCATCGGCCGCGGAGATCCATCCGCGGCGATTCTTGAGGCAATATGGCTACTCCGATTCAACTGGCCATCCATGGCGCCGCCGGACGCATGGGGCAGCGGCTGGTCGTCCTTGGCTCGGCCGATGATGAATTGAAAATTGTCGCGGGACTCGAGACGTCGAACCATCCCAAGCTGGGTGAAGACATCGGCTCGGTCGCGCGGCTGCATCCGCTTGGCGTGCCGCTCGCGGCGAAATTGAATGCGCCGGTGGACGTGGTGATCGACTTCTCGGTTCCCGCAGCGGTCATGTCGATCTTGCAAACCTGCCTCGGCAAGAAGATTCCTCTCGTCGTGGCAACCACAGGACTCGATGCCGATCAACAGGCCGCGATCAAAGATGCCGCCAAACAGATTCCGCTGCTGTGGTCGCCCAGCATGAGTCTGGCGGTCAACCTGGCGATGAAGTTAGCGGAAATCGCCGGCCGATCGCTGCGCGATCATCCGAGCGGGGCCGACGTCGAAATCATCGAACGGCATCACCGCTACAAGGAAGACGCGCCCAGCGGAACAGCGCTTCGGTTCGGCGAGATCATTGCCAAATCGATGGGCCTTTCCAAGCACCAGCACGGCCGCGAAGGCCGACCCGGTGCTCGGCCGCACGATGAAATCGGCTACCATGCGATCCGCACTGGCGATAACCCCGGCGAGCATACGGTCCTTTTCGGCCTGCTGGGTGAAACCATCGAGCTGACCGTTCGCGCCAGCAATCGCGATTGCTATGCGCACGGAGCGCTGGCGGCGGCAAAGTTCTTACACGACAAACCTCCAGGGATGTATGGGATGGCGGATGTGCTGGGCCTGTGAGGGACGAGGATCTAGGATCGAGGGCCGATCGAAGGTAAGTCTCAAGCCCGATGTGTCGTGATTGGATACACGTCTCATACCCCTCAAACCACGCCCCTCCTCAACATGGCCAAATGCGAGCAAGGTTATCTGTGCGACGTGTGCGGCGGCGACGTGGAAACGATCGCGGAGAGTGATCTCTATCTGCGCTATGTAATCGGCGAAGTCGATCCGGAAACGTTGCATACGACGCGCGAACGGCATCTTCGCTGCGATCCTGTGCTGGCACAATTCATTGTCGATGACGATTTCGAGCCAGTGATGGTCGAAGGGGCGTTCGACAAACGGCAATTGGATGCGAGTTATGTGCGCGAGCGCGAAACGCTGATCACCCGCGGCTGGCGACGACTGAAGGAAATCGCGGGACTTGAACTGCCGATCATCGATTCCCCGTTACCGGAAGTTCGCGCTGCGTTGGAGCGACAGAATCGTTAGACTCAACGCATGAAGCAACAGGGCGCTGCAGAGCGGTCATTCTCGAAACGTCGATCGTCGATGGCTGGCGCACGTTGGTCGTTGTGCCTGTTGTTGGCGATTAATCTATTCAATTATATCGATCGCCAGGTGCTGGCCGCCGTCGTTCCCGTGGTGCAGACGGAATTCAAGGCCAGCGATCGAGAGATGGGGCTGTTGGCAACGGCCTTCCTGTTGAGCTACATGGGGTTTGCGCCGCTGTTTGGTTGGTTGGCGGATCGTTTCGGCCGATGGATGCTAGTGGGCATCGGAGTGATTTTGTGGAGTTTGGCGAGTGGGGCTTCTGGATTGGCCACTGAGTTGGGAGTGATGCTGTTGACCCGCACGTTCGTCGGGATTGGCGAAGCGGCCTATGGTCCGATCGCGCCGACGATCATCTCCGACCTGTTCCCCATCGAGCGCCGCGGCCGCGTGTTGGCCTGGTTCTATACTGCCATTCCTGTGGGAAGTGCGCTGGGATATCTGCTGGGTGGCCAAGTGGTGGGCTGTGGGTGGAGTTGGCACTGGGCATTTTTCCTGGTCGTTCCGCCGGGGATTTTGCTTGGCATTCTCGCGCTGCTGATGTGCGATCCGCCGCGCGAAGATGTACAGGTCGGCGGCAATGCAGCGTTGCGAAAGACCGCGACGCTGCGCGACTACAAGCAGTTGCTGCGGATTCCATCGTATCTGCTCAACACCGCAGGAATGACAGCCATGACGTTTGCCTTGGGCGGGCTGGCGTTTTGGGTTCCCAAGTACATCGTGTGGCGAATGGTTCGCGCCGGTGAAGTGAATTTGACGATCGAAACGGAGGTTCAGCAGGCGACGGCCGACGCCAACTTTTGGTTCGGCGTGATCGTTGTCGTCTCCGGATTGGTTGGCACACTCGCGGGAGGCTGGCTCGGAGACAAATTGCGCAGCCGATTTTCTGGCTCATACTTTCTCGTGTCCGGCGCGGCAATGCTGCTGGGCTTTCCGCTGGTGGCGACCCTGATCGTGACGCCCTTTCCGGCAGCGTGGCTGCTGATCTTCGCCGCTTGCCTGTGTGTGTTTTTTAATACCGGACCAACGAATACCGTCTTGGCCAATGTCACACACCCCTCGATTCGGGCGGCTGGTTATGCCGTCAACATTTTTGTCATTCATGCACTTGGAGATGCGATCAGTCCGCTGATGATCGGTTGGGTCAATGATCTGTTCGCGGGCATGGTTGATCCGCGCATCTTGGCGGCAGGAGATGTTGGAAAAGTTTATCAGGGGAACATGAATGCGGGCTTTCTTGCCGTGTCGTTTGCGATATTAATTAGCGGGCTGTTTTGGTTGTGGGGAGCGCGACATTTGGAACGCGATACCCAGCGGGCGACGACGAGCGTGTAACGGCGAGAAAAGTGGAGCAAAAAAGCCGCGGAGACGCATTGGCGGCGGTCGAGTCGCTATCTGAGCAGTTTATTGGGACGGCGACCCCAATGGAATCGCGCGGTCGATTCGGGCGAGGCACTTTTCTTTGCCGAGCAGCGCCAAGCAATCGTATAAGCCTGGACCGACGCCTTTGCCACTGATGGCGACGCGCAAGGGGTGAACGAGGTCGCCGATTTTGATGGACTCGGTATCGACGAAGGCCTTCAGGGTTGCTTCCAACGGGCCCGACTCAAACGGCTCGACCTCGGCGAGCCGGCCTTTGAATTTTTTCAGAATGTCAATTGCGCCAGGCTTTTGCAGGCTCTTTGCAGCCGCTTTTTCGTCGTAGGAAAAGTCGTCGGTGAAAAAGAAATCGGCATACGCAAGAATATCACCGCCGACTTTCAGGCGGTCGCCGGCGGCTTCGATGATCTTGGTGAGTTTCGGGCCGACGTCGCACGACGGCGGATCGCTAATCAGCCCAGCGCGCTGGAGAAACGGGAGCAACTTTGTCACCTTTTGCTTGATTGGCAGTTCCTGCATGTAGTGATCTTGGAACGCCCAGAGCTTTTTGCAATCGAAGCTCGCCGGAGCCTTGGTGACGCGGGCGAGCGAAAAATGATCGATCATTTGCCGACGAGTGAAGAACTCAGTT
This window contains:
- a CDS encoding 4-hydroxy-tetrahydrodipicolinate reductase; amino-acid sequence: MATPIQLAIHGAAGRMGQRLVVLGSADDELKIVAGLETSNHPKLGEDIGSVARLHPLGVPLAAKLNAPVDVVIDFSVPAAVMSILQTCLGKKIPLVVATTGLDADQQAAIKDAAKQIPLLWSPSMSLAVNLAMKLAEIAGRSLRDHPSGADVEIIERHHRYKEDAPSGTALRFGEIIAKSMGLSKHQHGREGRPGARPHDEIGYHAIRTGDNPGEHTVLFGLLGETIELTVRASNRDCYAHGALAAAKFLHDKPPGMYGMADVLGL
- a CDS encoding MFS transporter gives rise to the protein MAGARWSLCLLLAINLFNYIDRQVLAAVVPVVQTEFKASDREMGLLATAFLLSYMGFAPLFGWLADRFGRWMLVGIGVILWSLASGASGLATELGVMLLTRTFVGIGEAAYGPIAPTIISDLFPIERRGRVLAWFYTAIPVGSALGYLLGGQVVGCGWSWHWAFFLVVPPGILLGILALLMCDPPREDVQVGGNAALRKTATLRDYKQLLRIPSYLLNTAGMTAMTFALGGLAFWVPKYIVWRMVRAGEVNLTIETEVQQATADANFWFGVIVVVSGLVGTLAGGWLGDKLRSRFSGSYFLVSGAAMLLGFPLVATLIVTPFPAAWLLIFAACLCVFFNTGPTNTVLANVTHPSIRAAGYAVNIFVIHALGDAISPLMIGWVNDLFAGMVDPRILAAGDVGKVYQGNMNAGFLAVSFAILISGLFWLWGARHLERDTQRATTSV